TGGGGAGCAAGCGCAAGCCATTTCTCCCTGGACGGCGGCCATTGCTTCCACCAGTATAAATAGCGGTGCTTATGTGGCCGAAATCTTCCGGGCGGGGATCCAATCTATAGATCGGGGCCAGATGGAAGCAGGCCGGTCTTTAGGTATGACTTACGCCCAGGCCATGTTTTATGTAATTTTGCCCCAGGCCTTTAAGCGGGTAGTTCCTCCTTTAGGGAATGAGTTTATTGCTATGTTAAAAGATACTTCCCTATTATCGGTTATTGGTTTTGAGGAGTTATCCCGCCGCGGGGCACTTATTATTGGCTGGAACGGGCGGGCCTTTGAAGTATGGTTTGCCGTAGCCTTACTTTATTTAATCATGACTCTGGGAATA
This sequence is a window from Carboxydothermus pertinax. Protein-coding genes within it:
- a CDS encoding amino acid ABC transporter permease, which translates into the protein YYINICLKEDFTAIKSQFAPKKCYFFSPLGTPLLVQIFIIYYGVPQLIAAITGEQAQAISPWTAAIASTSINSGAYVAEIFRAGIQSIDRGQMEAGRSLGMTYAQAMFYVILPQAFKRVVPPLGNEFIAMLKDTSLLSVIGFEELSRRGALIIGWNGRAFEVWFAVALLYLIMTLGISQLVSFTERRLKTGDHH